GGAGCGCGAAGACGCTTTCGTGATCAAGCCGGCGCGCGGGTCGCAGGGCAATGGCATCCTCGTGGCGACCGATCGCTGCGACGACCACTGGCAGCGCGCGAGTGGTCGCCCGATCACGCGCGAGGACCTCCACTTTCGCGTCTGCGAGATCCTCTCCGGGCTCTACTCGCTGTCGGGGCAGCCCGATCACGCGCTGGTCGAAGAATGCCTGCACGTGCATCCCTCTCTCTCCCAGGTCGTACACGGCGGCGTTCCCGACCTTCGCGTGATCGTTTTCCGGAGGCACCCCGTCATGGTCATGCTTCGCCTGCCGACCCGGGCGGCGGACGGTCGCGCGAATCTCCACCAGGGCGCGATCGGCGTAGGCTTGTCGCTGATCGACGGTCGACCCCTGGGAGCGGTGTGTGAATCGAGCCCGATCGAGATCCATCCGGACACCAACGCCCGCCTCGCCGACATCGAAGTCCCCGATTTCGCCGGCCTGCTGCGGATCGCGACCGTCGCTGGCACGTTCAGCGAGCTAGGCTACGTCGGCGTCGATCTCGTCCTCGATGCCGAGCGCGGCCCGGTAATCCTCGAGCTGAACGCGCGGCCAGGCCTCGCGATCCAGCTCGCGAACGGAGCCGGCCTCGCGCGCAGGCTGTCCTGGCTCGACGAGGCGATCGACGAGTCGGCGCCGCTCGAGGATCGAATCGATTTGGCGAGAAGGGCGGAAATCGAATGCCGCGGCCGAACGCGTACGAGCTTCTCTCCGGCGTGCTCCTCGCATGTGCGGTGATGAGCGGAGTGGCGCACGCCCAGACGTACGACGTGGAGTACGCGGCGAAGATCCTGCCCGACACGGGGATCGCGCGAGTGACGATCACCGTGGCGCAGCGCGATGCACAACTCATCGAAGTCTCCTCCGCCCTCGAAGGAGACCATTGGTTCGATTTCGCCGCAGACGGCGAGCTCGAGACTCCGGAAGCAGGCGGCTTTCGGTGGCTCGTCCCGCCGCGCGGCGGCGTCCTCGAGTACTCCGCGCGCATCGACCGCGTGCGGGGCGAGGAGGGGTACGACTCCCGCTGCATGCCGGATTGGATGCTGACGCGCGCGGAAGACCTCTTCCCGCCGATGGCGGCGAGGTTCGCGTCCGGTGCACGAGCGAATTCGACGATGCTCCTCGACGTCCCTCCGCGATGGGATCTGGTCTCCGCGTTCGAATCCGAAGGGGTGAACTTCGTCGTCGAGCAAGCGGGACGAAGTCTCGACCAGCCGAAGGGGTGGCTCCTGGCGGGTCGGATCGAGCGACTCTCGGAGACGATCGCGGGAAGTGTCGTCACCATCGGAGCGCCCAGGCGCCACGCCGCGCGTCTTCGTGACACGATGACCGTGCTGCGCTTCACGCTTCCGACGCTGGCCGAGGCAGCGGGCAGGATGCCCGCGCGAATCGCGATCGTGGTCGGCGACGACCCGATGTGGCGCGGTGGCCTCGCCGGGCCGGATTCGCTGTTCCTGCACGCCGATCGGCCTTTCATCGACTCCGACGGGACGAGCCCGCTGATCCACGAGCTCGTTCACGTCATCACGCATGCGCGAAACGCGCCCGGCTACGACTGGCTCGTCGAGGGGCTGGCCGAGTACTACGCGCTCCAGGTGCTGAGACGGAGCGGCGCGGTCAGCGAACGGACGCACGCGGAGAGCCTCGAACGTCTCCGCGAGCGAGGAGAGTCCGTGCGACGATTCGTCGGGGAATCGTCCGGAGCGGAGACGGCGCGCGCCGTCTGGCTGATGCATCGGCTAGACGAGACGATCCGCACCGAGACGCAGGGCGAGTTCGATCTCGATTCGGTCCTCGCGGCGTTGGTGGAGGACGTGACCGTGCTCGACCGCGAGCGCCTTCTGGAGGCGATCGAGCGGACCACGGGCGTCGGTGCGTCCGCGCGTACGATCCTCGATTCAGCGCCGGACTCGGAGCCCCGGTTCGCCGTCGCGCCGTAGGGCGGAGGCGCGCTCCTGCGGCACTGTCTCGGCGAAAGTCCGAGCCCGACCGAGTCGATGGTCGACGCCGGCCCTGCCGGAGTCAGTGGATTCTCGCGGAGGGTGGCGGAGCTCGGGACTCGCCGGAGGCGTTCGAACCGAGGCGAGGTCGCTCCGCGTCCGGTCGTCGGCTGGCCGACCCTTCAGAAAGGACTAAGGTCACTGCGACCAGCACGACGGAGCGCGCGGGTTCGCCGCGGAAGTCGGTGCACGGTCTCATGGAGGACGAGAGAGTGAAGATGGGTAGATTGACCGGGCTGGCGCTACTTGGAATCGTGATCGCGATCTTCCTTGCCGGATGCGACGACAAGAGCGGATTCGAGCAGGCGGGCGAAGAGATCGACGAGGCGATCGAGGATACGCGCAACGGCGGCGAGACCCTTGGGAACAAGATCGACGACGCCATCGACGACGTACGCGAGGGAGCCGAGGACGCCAAGCGCGAACTCCAGGGAAACTGAACCGGGGCGCGCTCGAGGGCGCTCGTCGCGTAGCTCCAGGCGTCGTCGGTTGCGTCGGTTGCGTCGGTATCGGTCCTACCAGGTGTCGACGAAGCTTCGCCGGCCCTTCGGGATCGGACCGAAGGCGTCGAGGCCACGCAGGATGCGGTCGCGGGTCTCCGCCGGGTCGATCACGGCGTCGAACTCGAGCGCGGCCGCCGCATTCAACGCCTTGCCCTTGTCGTACATGACCCCGACGAGCTTCTCGAAGAGCGCGTTCCGTTCTTCGTCCGTCGCGCAGGCGTCGAGATCCTTCTTGAAGCCCAGATTGACGGCCCCCTCGAGGCCCATTCCGCCGATCTCGCCGGTCGGCCAGGCGACCGTGTCGAAAGGCGCGGTGAAGCCGCCGCCGGCCATGGCCTGGGCGCCGAGGCCGTAGCCCTTGCGCGTGATCACGCAGAAGAGCGGGACCGAGACGTTCGCGCCGACCGTGAAGAGCCGTGAGACCTTGCGGACCTGCTGACGCGCCTCGATGTCCGGGCCGACCATGAAGCCGGGGGTGTCGCAGAGCGAGACGACCGGCAGGCCGAAGGCGTCGCAGAGCTGGAGGAAGCGCGCGGCCTTCTCGCCGCCCTCGTCGTCGATCGCGCCGCCGAGGTACATCGGGTCGTTGGCGACGAGCCCGACCGGTCGGCCCTCGATCCGGACCAGCGCCGTGACCATGCCCGGCGCCCAGGCGCGGCGGAGCTCGAGCACGCTGTCCAGATCGCAGAGGCCGGCAATCAGCTCGCGCACGTCGTAGATCCGGCGGCGGTTCTCGGGAATCACGTGGCGCAGGATCCGTGGGTCGGGTGCCTCCCAGCCTTCGGTCTCGCCCTGGAAGTAGGCGAGGTACTTCTTCGCGACGACGGCCGCCTCCTCTTCGTCCTCGACCAGGATGTCGATCACGCCGTTCGGTGCCTGGACGGAGGTCGGGCCGATCTCCTTCGGCGAATAGACGCCGAGGCCGCCGCCCTCGATCATGGCCGGGCCCCCCATGCCGAGACACGCATCGCGGGTCGCGATGATCACGTCGGCGCAGCCCGCGAAGGCGGCGCTCCCGGCGAAGCAGTAGCCCGACACGACGGCGACCCGCGGCACCTTGCCCGAGAGCTTCGCGAAGGCGGAGAAGCTGGTGATGTTCAGCCCCGCGACGAAGACGTCGCTCGCGTCGGTGTCGTTCGGCCGCCCGCCGCCGCCCTCCGGATAGAAGATCACGGGCATCCGGCCGTGCTCGGCGATCTCGAGGATCCGGTCGATCTTCTTGTGGTGGAAGAAGCCCTGGGTCCCGGCGAGGACCGTCGCGTCGACGACCAGCAGGGCGCAGCGGGCCGCGTCGGCGTCGAAGAGGTCGCCATTGACGCGGCCGGTGCCGGTGATGATCGCGTCGGCCGGGGTCTTCGCCTGGAGCTCTCCGACCGGCCGGATCTTCTTCATGGCGGCGATCGCGAGGGCGCCGTATTCCGAGAAGCTGCCCTCGTCGCAGACGGCGGCGAGGTTCTCGCGGGCCGTGCGCTGGCCGCGGGACCTTCGCCGCTCGACGGCCTCGGGGCGGGCGGCGTCCTGGAGGAGGGCGCCGCGGGCGCGGACGGCTTCGAGGTCGGGTCGGATCCGGTCGAGATCGAGCGCGGCGCGTACGCCATCGTCGCTCCCGGTGTCCGCGGACGCGGCGAGGGCGAGCAGGACCTGATCTTCCGCGACGACGTCGCCGACCTCGGCGAAGCACGCCGCGACGGTCCCGCCCGTGCTCGCTTCGATCACGTGTTCCATCTTCATCGACTCGAGGACCGCGAGGGGCGCGCCCGCGGCGACGAGATCTCCGACCGCGACGTTCCACTCGAGGACGGTTCCGATCAGCGGTGCACGAACGGCGATCTGCTCGTCCGGGAGATCCGGCTCGGCGACCGTCGTCGGTCGGTCGGGGACCGGCTCACTCGTGTCCCCTCCTCGATCCGCGCGCTCGGCGCGGGCGGCCGCCCGTCGCGCGGCCTCGTCGGCGAGCTCGCGCGCGTGGGCGTCGACGAAGCGGGTCGTCGCCGC
The sequence above is drawn from the bacterium genome and encodes:
- a CDS encoding carbamoyl-phosphate synthase large subunit yields the protein MPPIRRLLIANRGEIALRIARTARERGVESVAVHAPEDAALAEGYGADAIVPLAGRGAAAYLDAADLIRVAKAEGCDALHPGYGFLSESADLARACADAGLTFVGPSPEALALFGDKDAARALATRQNVPVVPGVEAPASVEAVEAFLAAQPDGVAILLKAVSGGGGRGMRRIEQGDDVAGHFERCASEAERAFGVGTLYAERVVEDARHIEIQIVADESGAIGHLWERDCSLQRRHQKLVELAPAPGLAAPLRDRLIEEARALAKAAGFVGVGTFEFLVDAGGEAFFMEANARLQVEHTVTEEITGVDLVDVQLALAEGRTLAELGLDTAPPCRGRAVQLRILAETLDGEGEAHPSSGTITTWRPASGPGIRVDAALREGLAPHPAFDSLLAKLIVRSDHDEFRLAARLRRALDEFRITGPATNLDWLAALVERPETLSGAATTRFVDAHARELADEAARRAAARAERADRGGDTSEPVPDRPTTVAEPDLPDEQIAVRAPLIGTVLEWNVAVGDLVAAGAPLAVLESMKMEHVIEASTGGTVAACFAEVGDVVAEDQVLLALAASADTGSDDGVRAALDLDRIRPDLEAVRARGALLQDAARPEAVERRRSRGQRTARENLAAVCDEGSFSEYGALAIAAMKKIRPVGELQAKTPADAIITGTGRVNGDLFDADAARCALLVVDATVLAGTQGFFHHKKIDRILEIAEHGRMPVIFYPEGGGGRPNDTDASDVFVAGLNITSFSAFAKLSGKVPRVAVVSGYCFAGSAAFAGCADVIIATRDACLGMGGPAMIEGGGLGVYSPKEIGPTSVQAPNGVIDILVEDEEEAAVVAKKYLAYFQGETEGWEAPDPRILRHVIPENRRRIYDVRELIAGLCDLDSVLELRRAWAPGMVTALVRIEGRPVGLVANDPMYLGGAIDDEGGEKAARFLQLCDAFGLPVVSLCDTPGFMVGPDIEARQQVRKVSRLFTVGANVSVPLFCVITRKGYGLGAQAMAGGGFTAPFDTVAWPTGEIGGMGLEGAVNLGFKKDLDACATDEERNALFEKLVGVMYDKGKALNAAAALEFDAVIDPAETRDRILRGLDAFGPIPKGRRSFVDTW
- a CDS encoding alpha-L-glutamate ligase-like protein, producing the protein MRQAGVLGMNQRNFDYVQGFNDRRLYPVVDDKVRTKEMCAEAGVPTPETLAVVTQLHEIRSLETRLEREDAFVIKPARGSQGNGILVATDRCDDHWQRASGRPITREDLHFRVCEILSGLYSLSGQPDHALVEECLHVHPSLSQVVHGGVPDLRVIVFRRHPVMVMLRLPTRAADGRANLHQGAIGVGLSLIDGRPLGAVCESSPIEIHPDTNARLADIEVPDFAGLLRIATVAGTFSELGYVGVDLVLDAERGPVILELNARPGLAIQLANGAGLARRLSWLDEAIDESAPLEDRIDLARRAEIECRGRTRTSFSPACSSHVR